One Orrella dioscoreae genomic window carries:
- a CDS encoding phytanoyl-CoA dioxygenase family protein, translated as MQLTPQQLEEFEERGYLFFPGLFSREEIKTLTDEVPRLYAQHRPENIREKHSGAVRTNFAAHMYSDPFARLARHPRMIKPVEQLFGEELYMHQFKINGKNAFDGDVWQWHQDYGTWFNDDLMPTPRAMNVAIFLDDVDTTNGPLMFIPGSHKLGVLDAGHDTTTTSYPLWTINNENIRVLVEKAGGRNGGIVTPTGPAGSMMLFHSCLVHASGSNLSPWNRVSVYLSLCAISNHIRRHKRVEWIAHRDFTPITCLPDDCLTRSYPVDLPWAKGTPASAAVTSEDRLAEAA; from the coding sequence ATGCAACTCACCCCGCAACAGCTGGAGGAATTCGAGGAGAGGGGGTATCTGTTCTTCCCCGGCCTCTTCAGCCGCGAAGAGATCAAGACGCTGACCGACGAAGTGCCGCGCCTGTATGCGCAGCACCGCCCGGAGAACATCCGCGAGAAGCACAGCGGCGCCGTGCGCACCAACTTCGCCGCCCACATGTACAGCGATCCCTTCGCCCGCCTGGCCCGGCATCCGCGCATGATCAAGCCCGTCGAGCAGCTGTTCGGCGAAGAGCTGTACATGCACCAGTTCAAGATCAACGGCAAGAACGCCTTCGACGGCGACGTCTGGCAGTGGCACCAGGACTACGGCACCTGGTTCAACGACGACCTGATGCCCACGCCGCGCGCCATGAACGTCGCCATCTTCCTGGATGACGTCGACACCACCAACGGCCCGCTCATGTTCATTCCCGGCAGCCACAAGCTGGGCGTGCTGGATGCCGGCCACGACACCACGACCACCAGCTATCCGCTGTGGACCATCAACAATGAAAACATCCGCGTGCTGGTGGAGAAGGCCGGCGGGCGCAATGGCGGCATCGTCACCCCCACCGGCCCGGCCGGCTCGATGATGCTGTTCCACTCGTGTCTGGTGCACGCCTCGGGCAGCAACCTGAGCCCCTGGAACCGCGTCAGCGTCTACCTGAGCCTGTGCGCGATCTCGAACCACATCCGCCGCCACAAGCGCGTGGAATGGATCGCCCATCGCGACTTCACGCCCATCACCTGCCTGCCCGACGACTGCCTGACCCGCAGCTATCCGGTGGACCTGCCGTGGGCCAAGGGCACGCCGGCCTCGGCCGCCGTCACGTCCGAAGACCGCCTGGCGGAGGCTGCCTGA